The proteins below come from a single Stomoxys calcitrans chromosome 1, idStoCalc2.1, whole genome shotgun sequence genomic window:
- the LOC106094520 gene encoding peritrophin-44 — MFKNFGVSFPTFLLLILLLFTCQVLGQNGENFDPEHLCTLVADGTKLKDPSSCSVHIECRNGHGFKFTCADNLWFDRNTGHCVEPECIKCLSSQPCLGKHKVFTPDPYSCNGYYYCENGEGKPGVCGNDMFFNPETLNCVKDFSCNIEMLPEDYCNIVPEGVFIKVPETCQEYQTCWNSQLHNGSCSKGFYFNAQKGICDLPQNVECSEKEPENPPNVPCYSDGVFISDGISCNGYYYCSAKKEGGGFDKIHGKCPVGRFFDSQEGGQCLPRANVSCSFDRCVTKGTDRIEMVNVQGDGCRGYAMCQHGEEIGRNECPEGRYFDETFELCVKEEVKYTACAIDDTVTTTTTMATATTTTVLPTTTNTMPSTTTMATTTTTTTTTPKPTTTPQTTTENPTTTTNALPPTTASTTSSTTASPTTNTTTTSTPLSTPTSYRKPTTVPPSVPKDRSQYILVPTIEY; from the coding sequence TTAAAAATTTTGGAGTATCCTTTCCTACATTTTTATTACTAATCCTACTTCTCTTTACCTGCCAAGTTCTGGGTCAAAATGGGGAAAATTTTGATCCTGAGCATCTATGCACATTAGTGGCAGATGGAACAAAACTCAAGGATCCCAGTTCCTGCAGTGTTCACATAGAATGCAGAAATGGCCACGGTTTCAAGTTCACATGTGCAGATAATCTATGGTTCGATCGCAACACCGGGCATTGTGTAGAGCCTGAGTGTATTAAGTGCCTTTCAAGCCAGCCCTGTTTGGGGAAACATAAGGTATTTACACCTGACCCATACTCCTGCAATGGCTATTACTACTGTGAGAATGGCGAAGGTAAGCCAGGCGTTTGCGGTAATGATATGTTCTTTAATCCGGAAACCTTAAACTGCGTTAAGGATTTTTCCTGCAACATCGAAATGCTGCCAGAGGACTATTGTAACATTGTCCCCGAGGGGGTCTTCATTAAGGTACCCGAAACATGTCAGGAGTATCAAACCTGTTGGAACTCGCAGTTGCATAATGGTAGCTGTTCAAAGGGTTTTTATTTCAATGCCCAAAAAGGTATCTGTGATCTGCCTCAAAATGTGGAGTGTAGTGAGAAAGAACCCGAAAATCCCCCCAATGTGCCATGCTACAGTGATGGTGTCTTTATTTCGGATGGTATCAGCTGTAACGGTTATTATTATTGTAGTGCTAAAAAAGAGGGTGGCGGTTTTGATAAGATCCATGGCAAGTGTCCGGTGGGCAGGTTTTTCGATTCCCAAGAAGGTGGTCAATGTTTGCCACGAGCAAATGTTTCGTGTTCCTTCGATCGATGTGTTACCAAAGGCACGGATCGCATCGAAATGGTTAATGTACAGGGTGATGGCTGTAGGGGTTATGCCATGTGCCAACATGGTGAAGAAATTGGGAGAAATGAATGTCCTGAAGGTCGATACTTCGATGAGACATTTGAATTGTGTGTAAAAGAGGAGGTTAAGTATACAGCTTGTGCAATAGATGACACTGTGACAACTACCACAACAATGGCGACCGCAACAACCACCACTGTGTTGCCTACAACAACGAACACAATGCCTTCGACAACAACAATGGCGACGACGACAACTACGACGACCACAACCCCAAAGCCTACCACCACACCTCAGACAACAACGGAGAACCCTACAACAACCACCAATGCATTACCACCTACTACTGCTTCAACAACTTCCTCCACAACTGCATCACCTACTACTAATACAACCACCACATCAACACCACTTTCAACTCCAACATCATATAGAAAGCCCACAACCGTACCTCCATCTGTGCCAAAGGATAGATCGCAGTATATCTTAGTACCTACCATCGAATATTAA